The following proteins are co-located in the Phyllostomus discolor isolate MPI-MPIP mPhyDis1 chromosome 1, mPhyDis1.pri.v3, whole genome shotgun sequence genome:
- the TASOR2 gene encoding protein TASOR 2 isoform X6: MSTELFTKKKKQVTILRKNFKKLTGFFSLKLKIRQNWYVSVDSVLAAVLLPLWVTQQKYYLYELSGSTVTERPRQIHPYVIVAFQYREPKKMAAPTHKSRLELSENVLISPWKGKLIIQGCLLCEITLWSSYGTVVPTQLPHELDFKYVMKVSSLKKRLPEAAFRKQNYLEQQKVCCQDMCFNMYEVELSNKQGEKIDKVTEVIKNKQLALIKCLEDRGVFILLTSSALISETNFGDELMAVHGLHLFHSSLSTGLKDLKVEDDISLKVVPILPALNCALLEAKKSFTEEGICLNTLVKHNFQEFCKMERSPLTTTSQDGMKETAFSDRLSNSFDLVHPAEKCSLKSLTQLKSYFSDPSGYVLEVSTALDLLAERPQSPCISDGICDAGFSLVMTPDSEFLDSEAEVRREPETKKNSEETFKARKRTVVPLNPASNLRVQPKRKASTPPVGQSKRINLCRPFPKRTPAGANKGSVSSATLKLVKGQFPQKRKRGAEVLTALFVQTTKLDRRNQEAPISKDVPVATNAKRARKQEKSPVKTVPRAKPPVKKSPQKQRVNIVKGNQNPRIRKQPQPAKGETVSQLQSKISPHGQEDVNNINTTQPENTTVAQKAPAENSIVSCDSQALNLLADLALSAATSTTPPPEPRNFPCSSELPQNNVLLSKEHSLSSTSDHEYHRGVRSQKGGPLPQPSSERKSNLTSDSTVSQEEVPISQVPVEAQSALPEETLETSAVSQSSFVAVEHSYALLLAEHSKKLLQQRGVPGPAFTKNGTKGPEAGTPVGKVMPFRHQQNISPLQKLSEDPVLKRRSRLLSSSLRDFYCSHTVFSCNGSFKVTFKCEANYVFSLDSKYTNNPLEKTILRALHGPWNTDLPDNVEEVKLLLHTWVALFYSNQNKVIRSSRKVVEHSNPAKYVSINSTIESFEFSEIEESPSVERCSVAPLLETKKAPRGHSAEASFPDTNSLLPFIKPPPTRGLELWVQNEQKEIFAREGYPNTPENQNFMYSYNNEITEENAKPESSDKLKTSNLMHSNIGSSQTNGPSTPGEEKIFELLDSTRVTSYDTVTQTTFTKTCDGISKQSAICQKPVYSTLESKVDIFHATMQAKANGLQALNPQTKDCQASLKKKDDTGYVMINLEPVTLTFEKNACIPIQTEIVSRADKPVTFNMELIKQVSPASSLRLPVSTFEKVQTQSLKDILSLATSGEKGTKYFCASSVSGETLANNQTCSLHKESPVPGTSLPSDNSLEKEALPLVRRSNYSLPKEEMKLSQEFFLQPKSLISISSEEILEPSQTEEASSSASAMLQKNYSLNCIPSRSNTSNGSIELKGDKSGLNGENRNFESFNSTFAKQTSLSVNGEEVSLELEEDSDIDLTLTISPPTSPREEIPAGETEQHQEAPLSNLELQDMDKDITEPEKVTFIENREVNSAKYTSMPRTVSEKPLGKEKRDDNLEVVTLMLPKETCALELTEEVNVTSDFPFGSLIEEVSPASSPDPQVPDEEIEPSQAVFPFSLKHPNTQCEKSEKFSQITSLDLALTEKENSYVGPIHPVGQDNLTRVQQIQLSAEIPLVLNNHPGKKDRHLTLLGKVTEETVQSEYDKGFSFSEKVPCCHTELNQPASTATYRTDFKTCPEKLVMSGNPLQPISLENRNSDLNQLALETTKPPFSPRKIMENKSLVDTFVSTSAPSDIVKCIKENLFSSDIKTNECDYMQAQSLSSDSVDGADNTQVQKHSDLNGTALTYCTRPINIEAGFQTQEISVVRMASLLKNSEAEAELHEKNMDLGCVSSRSNTMSPKGKQNIYMPQDTSTCKTKDLLNGRLSPMYLYADSYQNISGTSENVSKEPSAFFVSKSCAPVVCGVSKEQMENKSSGDHVRAEEDPEALGEDMDISVNSDIHYEPLSGDSDQDSLGDCRNFKLDMEGSCTLQCSHNKKEGASKDGYDSFLSPNSSDNEDGAYSNQVPVETSIPPRNWSVGLKKEDKCVPCYVQIRDLHGIPRTYTNFTITKELKDTKRTLHSLRRHSNFTAKHGLVSSWTNNWQVADDLTQNTLDLEYLRFEQKLKQIVKSGNSQHSAFSTVFLKEPPLQIASGAFPLPKTSESSVLHPPFRSRSPLVVTIMHSDAREQNPHLRGHLYTNLDSSSFWEERHNRKRNHLTNSERNQTVNFHLNKLKYNSTLKESRNDISRILNEYAEFNKVVMNSKQVVFRDKESNVSSEETASQEMYSSFPRRSSSYEDMITDMCTSLHVKLKSVVKEACKSTFLFYLIETEEKSFFVRTKNILRKRGHTEIEPQHFCQAFHRENDILMVIIKNEDISSHLHQIPSLLKLKHFPSVIFAGVDSPEDVLNYTFQELFQTGGFVVSDDRMLETLTLVQLKEIVKILEKLNENGRWKWLLHYRESKKLKEDVRVDSIAYKKNLILKSYQSANIIELLHYHQCDSRSSTKAEHLKCLLNLQIQHIHARFAVFLTEKPAVSREVFENSGILITGVNNFIENIQKVAAPFRSSYW, translated from the exons gCACTCATCAAATGCTTAGAAGATCGTGGggttttcattttacttacatCATCAGCCTTAATATCAGAAACAA ATTTTGGAGATGAGCTTATGGCTGTACATGGATTACATTTATTCCATTCATCCCTGTCAACAG GGCTTAAAGACTTGAAAGTTGAAGATGACATCTCATTGAAGGTGGTACCTATTTTACCTGCCCTTAATTGTGCCCTGCTAGAAGCAAAGAAATCATTTACTGAAGAAGGAATCTGTCTAAACACATTAGTAAAACATAATTTCCAAGAATTTTGCAAGATGGAGAGAAGTCCATTGACTACCACTTCTCAGGATGGAATGAAAGAGACTGCATTTTCTGACAGACTGTCCAATAGTTTTGATTTGGTTCATCCAGCTGAAAAGTGCTCTTTAAAGTCTTTAACTCAGTTGAAGTCTTATTTTTCAGATCCTAGTGGATACGTTTTGGAAGTATCTACGGCGTTAGATTTATTGGCAGAGCGTCCTCAGTCTCCTTGTATTTCGGATGGAATTTGTGATGCTGGATTTTCTTTAGTTATGACTCCAGATTCCGAATTTCTTGACTCAGAAGCAGAAGTAAGAAGAGAacctgaaacaaaaaagaattctgaAGAAACATTTAAAGCTAGGAAGAGAACTGTGGTTCCATTAAATCCAGCATCAAATCTTAGAGTTCAGCCGAAGAGAAAGGCCAGCACACCACCTGTGGGGCAGAGTAAAAGAATAAACTTGTGCCGTCCCTTCCCCAAAAGAACTCCTGCTGGAGCGAACAAGGGTTCAGTCTCTTCAGCAACCCTCAAATTAGTTAAAGGACAGTttcctcagaaaagaaaaagag GTGCTGAAGTGCTGACTGCACTGTTTGTACAGACAACCAAATTGGATAGGAGAAACCAAGAAGCTCCTATTTCCAAAGATGTTCCAGTTGCAACGAATGCTAAAAGGGcaaggaaacaagagaaatctcCAGTCAAAACTGTTCCGAGGGCTAAGCCACCTGTGAAGAAATCTCCACAAAAACAGAGGGTAAATATAGTAAAAGGCAATCAGAATCCCAGAATCAGAAAGCAGCCACAACCTG CCAAAGGAGAAACTGTTTCACAGCTTCAATCAAAAATTTCACCACATGGGCAAGAAGAtgttaataatataaatacaacTCAACCAGAAAATACCACAGTGGCTCAGAAAGCTCCAGCTGAGAACTCCATTGTCAGTTGTGACTCCCAGGCCCTAAATCTGTTAGCTGATCTAGCATTAAGCGCTGCTACCTCTACTACACCACCACCAGAGCCCAGAAACTTTCCCTGCTCTTCTGAATTGCCACAAAACAATGTTTTGCTTTCTAAAGAACATTCTCTGAGCAGTACATCTGACCATGAATATCATAGAGGAGTTAGAAGTCAAAAAGGTGGACCGTTACCTCAGCCCTCCTCTGAAAGGAAGAGTAATCTGACATCAGACTCCACTGTCAGCCAAGAGGAGGTTCCCATCAGTCAGGTCCCTGTTGAAGCCCAGTCAGCACTTCCTGAAGAGACACTAGAAACTTCTGCTGTGAGCCAAAGTTCTTTTGTTGCTGTGGAACATTCCTATGCCCTGCTCCTTGCAGAACATTCAAAGAAGCTGCTACAGCAGAGAGGGGTACCTGGCCCTGCCTTCACCAAGAATGGCACAAAAGGCCCTGAAGCAGGAACCCCAGTGGGGAAAGTAATGCCATTTCGGCATCAGCAGAACATCTCTCCTCTTCAAAAGCTTTCTGAGGACCCGGTACTCAAGCGCAGGAGCAGATTGCTTTCCTCCAGCTTAAGAGACTTCTACTGCTCTCACACCGTGTTCAGCTGTAATGGCTCCTTCAAGGTCACTTTCAAATGTGAAGCAAACTATGTATTCAGCTTAGACAGCAAATACACCAACAACCCACTGGAGAAAACTATCCTAAGAGCATTACATGG GCCCTGGAACACTGATTTACCTGATAACGTGGAAGAAGTGAAGCTTTTACTTCATACGTGGGTAGCTCTATTTTACAGCAATCAAAACAAAGTCATACGATCATCCCGAAAAGTAGTAGAGCACAGCAACCCCGCCAAATATGTGTCTATAAATAGCACAATAGAATCTTTTGAATTCAGTGAAATTGAGGAGTCCCCCAGTGTGGAAAGATGTTCTGTAGCCCCTTTGTTGGAGACAAAGAAAGCTCCCAGAGGCCATAGTGCTGAAGCATCCTTCCCTGACACTAACTCCTTGCTTCCTTTCATTAAACCACCACCTACAAGAGGCTTGGAGCTCTGGGTACAGAATGAACAGAAAGAAATTTTTGCAAGAGAAGGTTATCCAAATACCCCAGAAAACcagaattttatgtattcttacaataaTGAG ATAACTGAGGAGAATGCCAAACCAGAATCATCAGATAAACTAAAGACTTCTAATCTGATGCATTCTAACATTGGAAGTTCCCAAACTAATGGACCTTCTACTCCTGGTGAAGAGAAAATCTTTGAGCTACTTGATAGCACAAGAGTGACTTCTTATGATACTGTCACACAAACGACATTCACCAAGACTTGTGATGGGATTAGCAAGCAGTCAGCGATTTGTCAAAAACCTGTGTATAGCACCCTTGAGAGCAAAGTTGATATTTTTCATGCAACAATGCAAGCAAAAGCAAATGGTTTACAGGCCCTTAACCCCCAAACCAAAGACTGTCAAGCTTCATTGAAAAAGAAGGATGATACAGGGTATGTAATGATTAATCTGGAACCAGTTACTCTCACTTTCGAAAAAAATGCCTGTATACCAATACAGACAGAAATTGTAAGTAGAGCTGATAAACCTGTGACCTTTAATATGGAATTGATTAAACAAGTATCACCTGCTTCAAGCCTTAGACTTCCTGTGTCCACGTTTGAAAAGGTACAAACACAAAGTCTTAAGGACATTCTGTCTCTAGCAACGTCAGGAGAGAAAGGTACTAAGTACTTCTGTGCTTCATCGGTAAGTGGAGAGACACTAGCTAATAACCAAACATGTTCATTACACAAAGAGAGTCCTGTTCCAGGCACATCATTGCCATCTGATAATTCATTGGAAAAGGAGGCATTACCATTGGTTAGAAGGTCTAATTATTCATTAcctaaagaagaaatgaaactcTCTCAAGAATTTTTTCTGCAGCCTAAGAGTCTCATAAGCATATCTTCAGAAGAGATTTTGGAGCCATCACAGACTGAAGAAGCCTCATCATCAGCCTCTGCCATGCTGCAAAAAAATTACTCACTTAACTGCATTCCATCAAGAAGTAATACATCAAATGGCTCTATAGAATTAAAGGGTGACAAGAGTGGTCTAAATGGTGAAAATAGGAACTTTGAATCATTTAATTCAACATTTGCTAAACAAACCAGCCTGTCTGTAAATGGAGAGGAGGTAAGCCTGGAGTTAGAGGAAGATTCTGACATTGACCTAACTCTCACAATATCACCACCTACAAGTCCCAGAGAAGAAATTCCAGCTGGTGAAACAGAGCAACATCAGGAGGCTCCATTATCAAATTTAGAACTCCAGGATATGGATAAAGACATAACTGAGCCAGAAAAAGTGACTTtcatagaaaacagagaagtgaATTCTGCTAAATATACATCAATGCCTCGCACAGTATCAGAGAAACCattaggaaaggagaaaagagatgaTAATTTAGAAGTGGTTACTTTAATGCTTCCTAAGGAAACTTGTGCCCTTGAGCTCACAGAGGAAGTTAATGTTACCTCAGACTTTCCCTTTGGTTCTTTAATTGAGGAAGTATCACCAGCTTCTAGTCCTGACCCTCAGGTAccagatgaagaaatagaacCATCTCAGGCTGTGTTTCCATTTAGTTTAAAACATCCTAATACACAGtgtgagaaaagtgaaaaattctcTCAGATTACATCATTAGATTTGGccttaacagaaaaagaaaattcttatgTTGGTCCTATCCATCCAGTGGGACAAGATAACTTAACTCGGGTACAACAAATACAGCTTTCTGCTGAAATACCTTTAGTATTAAATAATCATCCAGGAAAAAAAGATAGACATTTAACACTTCTGGGTAAAGTAACTGAGGAAACTGTCCAAAGTGAGTATGATAAGGGTTTCTCCTTCTCAGAAAAGGTGCCATGCTGCCATACAGAGTTAAACCAGCCTGCATCAACTGCCACTTACAGAACTGATTTCAAGACTTGTCCAGAAAAATTGGTAATGTCAGGAAATCCATTACAGCCAATCAGTTTAGAGAACAGAAATTCAGACTTAAATCAACTTGCGTTGGAGACCACTAAGCCTCCATTTAGTCCTAGAAAGATTATGGAAAATAAGTCTTTGGTTGACACCTTTGTTTCTACAAGTGCTCCAAGTGACATAGTGAAATGCATTAAAGAGAATCTTTTTAGCAGTGATATCAAAACAAATGAATGTGATTACATGCAAGCTCAGTCCTTGAGCTCAGACTCAGTTGATGGAGCTGATAATACACAGGTACAAAAGCATTCAGACTTAAATGGTACTGCCTTAACCTATTGTACAAGACCCATAAATATAGAGGCAGGGTTTCAAACACAGGAAATATCAGTAGTCAGAATGGCTAGTTTGCTTAAGAATAGTGAAGCTGAAGCTGAGTTACATGAAAAAAACATGGATCTAGGTTGTGTTAGCTCTAGATCAAACACCATGTCTCCAAAAGGCAAGCAGAACATCTATATGCCACAAGATACGTCAACATGCAAAACAAAGGATCTGTTGAATGGCAGGCTTTCCCCCATGTATTTATATGCTGATTCTTACCAAAATATATCAGGCACCAGTGAAAATGTCAGTAAAGAGccttctgctttttttgtttccaaatcttgTGCCCCTGTTGTTTGTGGAGTCTCTAAAgaacagatggaaaataaaagctCTGGTGACCATGTCAGGGCCGAGGAGGACCCTGAAGCCCTGGGTGAAGACATGGATATTAGTGTGAATTCTGACATCCATTATGAACCACTTTCTGGAGACTCTGATCAAGACTCTCTTGGTGATTGTAGAAATTTCAAATTAGACATGGAGGGTTCCTGCACTTTGCAGTGTAGTCACAACAAGAAAGAAGGTGCTTCAAAAGATGGTTATGACTCTTTCCTGAGCCCAAACAGTAGTGATAATGAAGATGGGGCCTACTCTAATCAAGTTCCAGTGGAGACCAGCATACCTCCCCGAAACTGGTCTgttggattaaaaaaagaagataagtgTGTGCCATGTTATGTACAAATCAGAGATCTTCATGGTATCCCCAGGACTTACACTAACTTTACTATAACTAAAGAGCTCAAAGATACCAAAAGAACTTTGCACAGCCTGAGGAGGCATTCAAATTTCACTGCTAAACATGGTTTGGTTAGCTCCTGGACAAATAATTGGCAGGTGGCAGATGACCTTACACAGAACACTTTAGATCTAGAATATCTGCGCTTTGAACAGAAACTGAAACAAATTGTAAAGAGTGGCAATTCTCAGCATTCTGCCTTTTCCACCGTCTTTCTTAAGGAGCCCCCACTCCAAATTGCTTCTGGAGCTTTCCCTTTGCCAAAAACATCAGAGTCTTCAGTTCTCCATCCTCCATTCCGGAGCAGAAGTCCCCTCGTGGTAACTATCATGCACTCAGATGCCAGAGAACAGAACCCGCACCTGAGAGGCCACCTGTACACCAATTTGGACAGTTCATCCTTTTGGGAGGAAAGACACAATCGCAAGAGAAATCATCTTACAAATTCTGAAAGAAATCAGACTGTTAACTTCCACCTCAACAAACTGAAATATAATAGTACTTTGAAGGAATCTCGGAATGATATCTCCCGTATTCTGAATGAATATGCAGAATTCAACAAGGTGGTGATGAATAGCAAACAAGTTGTTTTCAGAGATAAAGAGTCAAATGTTAGTTCTGAAGAAACCGCATCTCAAGAGATGTATTCATCTTTCCCAAGAAGGTCATCCTCCTATGAAGACATGATTACAGACATGTGTACCAGTTTgcatgtcaaactaaaaagtgtcgTGAAAGAGGCTTGCAAAAGCACCTTTCTGTTCTACCTCATTGAGACAGAAGAAAAGTCATTCTTTGTGAGAACGAAG AATATTCTGAGGAAAAGAGGCCACACAGAAATTGAACCTCAGCATTTCTGTCAAGCTTTTCACAGAGAGAATGATATACTAATGGTCATCATCAAAAATGAAGATATCTCATCACATTTGCATCAG ATTCCTTCTCTGCTGAAGCTGAAGCATTTTCCCAGTGTCATCTTTGCTGGAGTAGACAGCCCTGAAGATGTTCTCAATTACACCTTCCAAGAGCTATTTCAGACAGGAGGTTTTGTGGTATCAGATGACAGAATGTTAGAAACTTTAACATTAG TTCAACTAAAGGAAATTGTCAAAATCCTGgagaaactaaatgaaaatggaaggtgGAAGTGGCTGCTTCACTACAGGGAAAGTAAAAAGCTAAAGGAAGATGTACG AGTGGACTCAATTGCATATAAGAAAAACTTAATATTGAAGTCATATCAGAGTGCAAATATTATTGAGTTGCTTCATTATCACCAGTGTGATTCTCGGTCATCAACAAAAgcagaacatttaaaatgtctcCTAAACCTGCAAATTCAGCATATCCATGCCAGGTTTGCTGTCTTCCTAACAG